CAGCGCCTTGCCGCCCGCCTGGTTCTTCGCCCCGTCCAGCAGTCCGGCGAACTCGATCTGGCGGAAGCAGGTCGCGGTGGCGACGCCGGTGGGAGCCTCGGTGGGCTGCGGGTCGGCGTAGTACACCTCCACCGGCGGGCTGGAGGCGTAACTGACGACGAGCGGGCGGTCGGCATGCGCCTTCTTGCCGCCGGCCGAACCCGAGAACTCCTCGTTGTAGGCCTGCTCCCAGCCGTCGACGACCTTGACGCCGTTGGCCTTCAGCTTCTTCCAGTAGTCCTGGTAGCCGTCGGCGCCGGAGTCGGCGACGGTGCCGAGGAGGAAGCCGAGGCCGGGCGAGGAGGTGGCGGCGTTCTCGGTGACGAGAAGGTTCTTGTACTCGGGCTTGAGCAGGTCCGCGAAGGAGTTCGGCGGGTCCAGCTTCTTGTCGGCGAAGTACTTCTTGTCGTAGTTGACGCAGATGTCGCCGGTGTCGACCGGGGTGACCCGGTGCTTGGCGTCGAGCCGGGTGTCGGCGGCGACGGCGTCCAGCCCCTTCGCCTCGTACGGGGTGAAGAGGCCCTGGTCGAGGGCGCGGGAGAGCAGCGTGTTGTCCACGCCGAAGAAGACGTCGCCGCGCGGGGAGCCCTTGGTGAGGATCTCCTGGTTGAGGGCCGCGCCGGCGTCGCCGCTCTTGAGGACCTTGACCGTGTAGCCGGTCTCCTTCGTGAACTCCTTGAGCACGTCGGGCGACGCGTTGAAGGAGTCGTGGCTGACCAGGGTGACGGTCTTGCTGCCCTTCGAGGTGCCGGAGCCGGACGTGTCGTCGTCGGAGCTCCCGCAGCCGGCGAGCGCGGTGACGCCGAGTGCGGCGGCGAGCGCGGTCGCCGCGTACTTCGTCGTGGTGTGCATGTGGTTCCTCCTGGAGGTGACCAGGAAGAGACGCGGCCCCGCACGCCTCGGCGGAAACCGGAAGCGGGCAGGGCGCAACAGCTTGAGTAAGGTCCGAACTTCCTACCCGGAATGACCCGGGCGAGGTTCAGAGGGTCTGCGGCCATCCGTCTCACCGGTGCCGCACTCTCAGCGCTGTGGCGCT
The DNA window shown above is from Streptomyces sp. NBC_00247 and carries:
- a CDS encoding thiamine ABC transporter substrate-binding protein, translated to MHTTTKYAATALAAALGVTALAGCGSSDDDTSGSGTSKGSKTVTLVSHDSFNASPDVLKEFTKETGYTVKVLKSGDAGAALNQEILTKGSPRGDVFFGVDNTLLSRALDQGLFTPYEAKGLDAVAADTRLDAKHRVTPVDTGDICVNYDKKYFADKKLDPPNSFADLLKPEYKNLLVTENAATSSPGLGFLLGTVADSGADGYQDYWKKLKANGVKVVDGWEQAYNEEFSGSAGGKKAHADRPLVVSYASSPPVEVYYADPQPTEAPTGVATATCFRQIEFAGLLDGAKNQAGGKALLDFLISKTFQEDMPLQMFVDPVVKGTKLPEVYTKFGTTVDKPFTVDPAKIAANREQWVQAWSSIVVK